The proteins below are encoded in one region of Neodiprion virginianus isolate iyNeoVirg1 chromosome 7, iyNeoVirg1.1, whole genome shotgun sequence:
- the LOC124309051 gene encoding uncharacterized protein LOC124309051, with product MEQLNYRFVLTMDLTENATWLHVPSPDNPADILSRGITADESIENQLWWHGPPCIVDRNRWPRQDQDREMQTPELKIVATEKTRERVIGPVTTNELEKSEKTLVKRTQPQEFQKEIFDLQDGRDLSKSSKLIAFRPFSDKEGVLRVGGRLRHAEIDIDQKNPAILPSKHTLTKPIIRQEHERLHYCGTEQLLSALRQKFWILSGRREIKKIVKRCVQCFRCKPRGQEIIMEDLPKARVVGFRRPFTCTGVDYAGPIKIKESRRRGRVHETKAYTSVFVCMSTKAVHLELVTELTPEAFIAALRRFTARRGICSQLYLDNGPNFIGANRELKDIHEFLRKEDETITTHLAKQQINTYRSYDSISGNAGMWSTCKSYSVDTNGSPETAVFKLTIWSS from the exons ATGGAGCAACTCAACTATCGTTTTGTGTTGACTATG GATCTGACAGAAAACGCGACGTGGCTTCATGTACCGTCGCCGGATAATCCTGCGGATATACTCTCGAGAGGTATCACCGCCGACGAATCAATAGAAAATCAGCTGTGGTGGCACGGACCGCCGTGTATCGTCGATAGAAATCGATGGCCGCGTCAGGATCAAGACCGGGAAATGCAAACGCCGGAGCTAAAAATTGTGGCAACG GAGAAAACAAGAGAACGAGTGATCGGACCGGTAACAACCAACGAACTTGAGAAGTCGGAAAAAACACTTGTCAAGAGGACACAGCCCCAAGAATTTcagaaagaaattttcgacCTTCAAGACGGACGAGACTTATCGAAGAGCAGCAAGCTCATCGCATTCCGTCCCTTCTCAGACAAAGAAGGAGTTCTGCGCGTCGGGGGAAGGCTGAGACATGCCGAGATCGACATAGATCAAAAAAATCCGGCGATTTTGCCATCAAAGCATACGTTGACGAAACCTATAATTCGACAGGAGCACGAACGATTGCATTACTGCGGAACGGAGCAGTTATTAAGCGCCCtcagacaaaaattttggatCTTGAGCGGCAGAAGAGAGATCAAAAAGATCGTGAAACGATGCGTCCAATGTTTCCGCTGCAAGCCAAGAGGCCAGGAAATCATAATGGAAGATTTGCCGAAAGCACGTGTCGTCGGATTTAGGCGACCCTTTACCTGCACAGGGGTAGACTACGCGGGTCCTATAAAAATCAAAGAGAGCCGACGCCGCGGTAGAGTGCACGAGACCAAAGCGTACACATCAGTGTTCGTGTGTATGAGCACCAAGGCCGTACACTTGGAATTAGTCACGGAACTGACTCCCGAAGCATTTATTGCCGCGTTGAGAAGATTCACCGCCAGAAGAGGTATCTGCAGCCAACTCTATTTGGACAATGGTCCGAATTTCATTGGAGCCAATCGAGAGCTCAAGGACATTCACGAGTTCCTTCGCAAAGAAGACGAAACTATCACCACTCATCTTGCAAAGCAGCAGATTAA CACGTACAGAAGCTACGACAGCATTTCTGGAAACGCTGGCATGTGGAGTACCTGCAAGAGCTACAGCGTAGACACAAATGGTTCACCGGAGACGGCGGTCTTCAAATTGACAATTTGGTCATCCTGA